The proteins below are encoded in one region of Halobaculum roseum:
- a CDS encoding PQQ-binding-like beta-propeller repeat protein — MPSRRAVLAGLAGGAVGSLAGCVNTAGTSAEPGTDSNTDWPMFGADRLRSGYVPSAAAPRSAPGERFTASLEGTPIGQPIVADGTVLQSTWYGIEAFDAADGESLWRFRDEEPEDTAVQYQPPAVHDGVAYVGTESGLVALDAGSGEVRWRVETDSRVSAPPVAGYDWTHLYVGTVEGTLLDVVLEGGSSEPPGTVQWTKSVYGEIVRLVASNVAGVTAGTSGGEVFMVYDGRGLWRTKVPGGVTAMTAERGNSLYVATFGGGVLKLRTAAHAGRVSWHAEEGPVAQGLLVRAAGGVHGADGGGLTSLRTDDGGERWTFDDAASSVPAAAGDTLYIGGEDRILAYKLDGGTGVGGARIDPLRWQYTHEGGYVSGVSVADGAVFAAVGDDDRRILALE, encoded by the coding sequence ATGCCCTCCAGACGCGCGGTACTTGCCGGACTCGCCGGCGGAGCCGTCGGCTCCCTCGCGGGGTGTGTGAACACCGCCGGAACCTCAGCGGAGCCGGGAACGGACTCGAATACGGACTGGCCGATGTTCGGCGCGGATCGTCTGCGGTCGGGATACGTTCCCTCGGCGGCCGCTCCACGGTCCGCGCCCGGTGAGCGATTCACGGCCTCGCTCGAGGGAACGCCCATCGGCCAACCCATCGTTGCCGACGGAACCGTCCTCCAGTCGACGTGGTACGGTATCGAGGCGTTCGACGCGGCCGACGGCGAGTCGCTGTGGCGGTTCCGGGACGAGGAACCGGAAGACACGGCCGTCCAGTACCAGCCGCCGGCCGTTCACGACGGGGTCGCATACGTGGGAACGGAATCGGGCCTCGTCGCGCTCGATGCGGGATCGGGCGAGGTGCGATGGCGCGTGGAAACGGACAGTCGGGTCTCGGCACCGCCGGTAGCGGGGTACGACTGGACCCACCTCTACGTCGGGACGGTCGAGGGAACCCTCCTCGACGTGGTGCTCGAGGGAGGGAGTTCCGAACCCCCGGGGACGGTCCAGTGGACGAAATCCGTGTACGGGGAGATCGTCAGGCTCGTCGCTTCGAACGTTGCCGGTGTGACCGCGGGGACGAGTGGCGGGGAGGTGTTCATGGTGTACGACGGCCGTGGGCTCTGGCGCACGAAAGTTCCCGGCGGCGTCACCGCGATGACGGCCGAACGGGGCAACTCGCTGTACGTCGCGACCTTCGGCGGGGGCGTCCTCAAGCTACGAACCGCCGCCCACGCCGGCCGTGTGAGCTGGCACGCCGAGGAGGGACCGGTCGCACAGGGGCTACTCGTTCGTGCCGCCGGCGGGGTCCACGGTGCCGATGGCGGCGGCCTCACGTCGCTGCGTACCGATGACGGAGGCGAACGCTGGACGTTCGACGACGCCGCGAGCAGCGTTCCCGCAGCCGCCGGCGACACGCTGTATATCGGCGGGGAGGACAGAATCCTCGCGTACAAACTCGACGGCGGGACCGGCGTCGGCGGAGCACGGATCGACCCACTGCGGTGGCAGTACACGCACGAGGGCGGGTACGTCTCGGGCGTGAGTGTCGCGGACGGTGCCGTCTTCGCGGCCGTCGGTGACGACGATCGGCGGATCCTCGCGCTGGAGTGA
- a CDS encoding 2-oxo acid dehydrogenase subunit E2: MPSDSRSSPPVRTDGGDAADAPRDEPAPRTVAEEHTPSPMRRTIARRLHESYSEAVHVTATRVVDAEALFEAADAAGDRHGVDLSPSDAVLAAVSATLERHPSFNATFEDGTHRVYEEHNLGYGVDLDQGLVAPVLADVGSLSIAEIHRRRTALVDRVRAGDYDTADLRGGTFTVSNLGPLGVDSFTPIINPPQVAILGVNAVRERAVRPDDDGDAVVFRRQLPLDLSFDHRVVDGADAGRFLRTLATVIEEPDELFEG; the protein is encoded by the coding sequence ATGCCATCGGACAGCCGGAGTTCACCGCCCGTCCGTACGGACGGCGGCGACGCGGCCGACGCTCCGCGAGACGAGCCGGCGCCTCGCACCGTCGCCGAGGAGCACACGCCGAGCCCGATGCGGCGGACGATCGCGCGTCGGCTTCACGAGAGCTACAGCGAGGCGGTTCACGTCACGGCGACGCGCGTCGTCGACGCGGAGGCGCTGTTCGAGGCGGCCGACGCCGCCGGCGACCGCCACGGCGTCGACCTCTCGCCCTCGGACGCGGTGCTGGCGGCGGTCTCGGCGACGCTGGAGCGACATCCCTCGTTCAACGCCACGTTCGAGGACGGCACCCATCGCGTGTACGAGGAGCACAACCTCGGATACGGCGTCGACCTCGACCAGGGGCTCGTCGCGCCCGTCCTCGCCGACGTGGGGTCGCTGTCGATCGCTGAGATCCACCGCCGACGGACGGCGCTGGTCGATCGCGTGCGCGCCGGCGACTACGACACGGCCGACCTCCGCGGCGGGACGTTCACCGTCTCGAACCTCGGCCCGCTCGGGGTCGACTCGTTCACGCCGATCATCAACCCCCCGCAGGTCGCGATCCTGGGGGTGAACGCCGTGCGGGAGCGGGCGGTTCGTCCGGACGACGACGGCGACGCCGTCGTGTTCCGCCGGCAGCTCCCCCTGGACCTGAGCTTCGACCACCGCGTCGTCGACGGCGCCGACGCGGGACGGTTCCTGCGGACGCTCGCGACCGTGATCGAGGAGCCGGACGAGCTGTTCGAGGGATGA
- a CDS encoding sugar phosphate isomerase/epimerase family protein, producing the protein MPPKRRDVLKATGGTVALGAGAAGMDEALAEDVDRAQEVRQQQQQPDVDVLASYWAHAGDVKPFTGRQWSPWDLENRVEMLAEVGFTGIGLFHDDIQHMVEEEGRTLEGIGETIRDAGIDTIELEFLVNWLLPEDDPRRQAEEETRQLLLDAAEAMDARHIKIGNINGYPVETDDLADRFAAFCEEAAEVDTLVGMEILPPDPNSQTLDQALEWVSGPENGGLFLDTWHITTIETIDYDDVAALSAEDITAVEIDDGFTDTGRGGFVENTVNMRRVPGYGDFDVQGFVDACREAGFAGPWGNEILSEEYRRRGMESAYTHTYEGALSVLGDAADGTDDEDDETEEPTDTPEETPEGTETPNGTETGTPEGTGTPNGTETGTPEGTPTGTPDGTPTGTENGTPTGTPDGTPTGTPE; encoded by the coding sequence ATGCCACCGAAACGACGAGACGTACTCAAGGCGACGGGTGGAACAGTCGCGCTCGGCGCGGGCGCCGCGGGAATGGACGAGGCGCTTGCGGAGGACGTCGACCGAGCGCAGGAAGTGAGACAGCAACAACAACAGCCCGATGTCGACGTGCTCGCGTCCTACTGGGCACACGCCGGCGACGTGAAGCCGTTCACGGGACGCCAGTGGAGTCCCTGGGATCTGGAGAACCGCGTGGAGATGCTCGCGGAGGTCGGCTTCACGGGGATCGGCCTGTTCCACGACGACATCCAGCACATGGTCGAGGAGGAGGGTCGGACGCTCGAAGGGATCGGGGAGACGATACGCGACGCCGGGATCGACACGATCGAGTTGGAGTTCCTCGTGAACTGGCTCCTCCCGGAGGACGACCCGCGACGGCAAGCCGAGGAGGAGACGAGACAGCTCCTCCTCGATGCAGCGGAGGCGATGGACGCGCGCCACATCAAGATCGGGAACATCAACGGCTACCCGGTGGAGACGGACGACCTCGCCGACCGATTCGCGGCGTTCTGCGAGGAGGCGGCCGAAGTCGACACGCTCGTCGGGATGGAGATCCTGCCGCCGGACCCGAACTCGCAGACCCTCGACCAAGCGCTGGAGTGGGTGAGCGGTCCGGAGAACGGCGGCCTGTTCCTCGACACCTGGCACATCACGACCATCGAGACGATCGACTACGACGACGTGGCGGCGCTGTCGGCCGAGGACATCACCGCCGTCGAGATCGACGACGGCTTCACCGACACCGGCCGCGGCGGCTTCGTCGAGAACACCGTCAACATGCGTCGGGTGCCCGGCTACGGCGACTTCGACGTGCAGGGGTTCGTCGACGCCTGTCGCGAGGCCGGCTTCGCGGGGCCGTGGGGCAACGAGATCCTCTCGGAGGAGTACCGCCGGCGCGGGATGGAGAGCGCGTACACCCACACCTACGAGGGCGCGCTCTCGGTTCTCGGCGACGCGGCCGACGGAACGGACGACGAGGACGACGAGACGGAGGAGCCGACCGACACCCCCGAGGAGACGCCCGAGGGGACCGAGACGCCGAACGGTACCGAAACGGGAACGCCCGAGGGGACAGGGACGCCGAACGGAACCGAGACGGGAACACCCGAGGGAACCCCGACGGGAACGCCGGACGGAACGCCGACCGGGACCGAGAACGGGACGCCGACGGGGACGCCCGACGGCACTCCGACCGGAACGCCGGAGTAG
- a CDS encoding acyl-CoA dehydrogenase family protein, translated as MTTFPEDDALAGEFTVPDDVRPVVDRVIEFIEEEVLPYEEEHAEHVGGPLDYLDDDGLMKPETRAMQEEIRKRSADAGLYALHLPEEVGGGGLSNREHFYVQEAVFRYGTGHGSSVARAMMAWTEGPSPALLHLDEDQREEWLRPLVEGRKTACIGITEPGAGSDVTAISTTAERDGDGWVLNGDKRYITNGPFADTAQILAKVEGADGPAHETMGMFLVDTDNPGFEVGQPNLNIMMDGITSDVHLRDCRVADDQLVGEVGDGLPLALSWVNWRRAGRAGMCAGMGRYLLDRMLTYAKERETFGEPIGTNQAVQWPIVETATEIHAVREFGTALLGAYDAEANLHDLSQPATARRKLSMLKYYPEDRLFDWADRAIQVLGGYGLMRAGGVERVFRVARNLRIPAGTTEVQKRTIAKTLGLE; from the coding sequence ATGACGACGTTCCCAGAGGACGACGCGCTCGCCGGCGAGTTCACGGTTCCCGACGACGTTCGGCCGGTCGTCGATCGCGTCATCGAGTTCATCGAGGAGGAGGTGCTGCCGTACGAGGAGGAACACGCCGAGCACGTCGGCGGCCCCCTGGACTACCTCGACGACGACGGCCTCATGAAGCCCGAGACGCGTGCGATGCAGGAGGAGATCCGGAAGCGCAGCGCCGACGCGGGGCTGTACGCGCTGCATCTCCCCGAGGAGGTCGGCGGCGGCGGCCTCTCGAACCGCGAGCACTTCTACGTCCAGGAGGCGGTGTTCCGCTACGGCACCGGACACGGGTCCAGCGTCGCCCGGGCGATGATGGCGTGGACCGAGGGACCCTCGCCCGCGCTGTTGCATCTCGACGAGGACCAGCGCGAGGAGTGGCTCCGACCGCTCGTCGAGGGGCGGAAGACTGCCTGCATCGGCATCACCGAGCCGGGCGCCGGATCGGACGTGACGGCCATCTCGACGACCGCCGAGCGCGACGGCGACGGGTGGGTGCTCAACGGCGACAAGCGCTACATCACCAATGGACCGTTCGCCGACACCGCCCAGATCCTCGCGAAGGTGGAGGGGGCGGATGGGCCGGCCCACGAGACGATGGGGATGTTCCTCGTCGACACCGACAACCCCGGCTTCGAGGTGGGGCAGCCGAACCTGAACATCATGATGGACGGCATCACCTCCGACGTGCATCTCCGCGACTGCCGGGTCGCCGACGACCAACTCGTCGGCGAGGTGGGCGACGGCCTGCCGCTGGCGCTGTCGTGGGTGAACTGGCGCCGCGCCGGACGGGCCGGGATGTGTGCCGGGATGGGGCGGTACCTCCTCGACCGGATGCTCACGTACGCGAAAGAGCGCGAGACGTTCGGCGAGCCCATCGGCACCAATCAGGCCGTGCAGTGGCCCATCGTCGAGACGGCGACGGAGATCCACGCCGTCCGCGAGTTCGGGACGGCACTGCTGGGCGCCTACGACGCGGAGGCGAACCTCCACGACCTCAGCCAGCCGGCGACCGCCCGGCGGAAGCTCTCGATGCTGAAGTACTACCCCGAGGACCGGCTGTTCGACTGGGCCGACCGCGCGATCCAGGTGCTCGGCGGCTACGGCCTCATGCGAGCCGGCGGGGTCGAGCGCGTGTTCCGGGTGGCGCGCAACCTCCGGATCCCCGCGGGGACGACGGAGGTACAGAAACGAACCATCGCGAAGACGCTCGGCCTGGAGTGA
- a CDS encoding lipoyl domain-containing protein has translation MSRSDPHADWAHPTATDGGADRVPVDSGALWPGDTDDDVGLLLNWFVSEGSRVSEGDRIAEFQVEKVDVDVPAPASGTLAEVVVDEDGEFDRGDVLGYVEPEG, from the coding sequence ATGAGCCGGAGCGATCCGCACGCCGACTGGGCTCACCCCACGGCCACCGACGGCGGCGCCGACCGTGTCCCCGTTGACAGCGGGGCGCTGTGGCCCGGCGACACGGACGACGACGTGGGACTGCTGCTCAACTGGTTCGTCTCGGAGGGGAGCCGGGTGTCGGAGGGCGACCGGATCGCCGAGTTCCAGGTCGAGAAGGTCGACGTGGACGTCCCCGCACCCGCGTCGGGGACGCTCGCGGAGGTCGTCGTCGACGAGGACGGCGAGTTCGACCGCGGGGACGTGCTCGGATACGTGGAACCGGAGGGGTGA
- a CDS encoding alpha-ketoacid dehydrogenase subunit beta — MSSQEQQQTGRTATMSDAMVEAIASEMRADEEVFYMGEDVADYGGIFDSTTGLLDEFGRDRVMDVPISETAYLGAAVGAAQAGMRPIAELMFVDFFGVAMDQIYNQMAKNTYMSGGSFSVPMVLTTAVGGTYNDAAQHSQTLYGTFAHLPGMKVVVPSTAYDAKGLMHNAIRDDDPVVYMFHKRLMGIGWMPAPDGPKTPVPEEEYTIPFGKADVKREGDDVTVVTLGLHVHRALEAAETLADEGIDAEVIDLRTLKPLDRETVVESVRKTGSLVVVDEDYQSYGVTGEIISSVAESDIEALEAVERVAVPDVPIPYSRPMENAVIPGAEDVAEAVRSVGE, encoded by the coding sequence ATGAGTTCCCAGGAACAACAGCAGACTGGACGTACCGCGACGATGAGCGACGCGATGGTCGAGGCGATCGCCAGCGAGATGCGCGCCGACGAGGAGGTGTTCTACATGGGCGAGGACGTCGCCGACTACGGCGGCATCTTCGACTCCACCACGGGGCTGCTCGACGAGTTCGGGCGCGACCGCGTGATGGACGTACCCATCAGCGAGACGGCGTACCTCGGCGCGGCCGTCGGCGCCGCACAGGCGGGCATGCGCCCCATCGCCGAGCTGATGTTCGTCGACTTCTTCGGCGTCGCGATGGACCAGATCTACAACCAGATGGCGAAGAACACCTACATGAGCGGGGGGTCGTTCAGCGTCCCGATGGTGCTCACCACCGCCGTCGGCGGCACGTACAACGACGCCGCCCAGCACTCCCAGACGCTGTACGGGACGTTCGCGCACCTCCCCGGCATGAAGGTGGTCGTCCCCTCGACGGCGTACGACGCCAAGGGCCTCATGCACAACGCCATCCGCGACGACGACCCGGTCGTCTACATGTTCCACAAGCGGCTCATGGGGATCGGCTGGATGCCCGCCCCCGACGGGCCGAAGACGCCCGTCCCCGAGGAGGAGTACACCATCCCCTTCGGCAAGGCCGACGTGAAACGCGAGGGCGACGACGTGACGGTCGTCACGCTCGGCCTGCACGTCCATCGCGCGCTGGAGGCCGCCGAGACCCTCGCCGACGAGGGGATCGACGCGGAGGTGATCGACCTCCGGACGCTGAAGCCCCTGGACCGCGAGACGGTGGTGGAGTCCGTGCGGAAGACGGGCAGCCTCGTCGTGGTCGACGAGGACTACCAGTCGTACGGCGTCACGGGCGAGATCATCTCCAGCGTCGCCGAGTCGGACATCGAGGCGCTCGAAGCCGTCGAGCGCGTCGCCGTTCCCGACGTGCCCATCCCGTACTCGCGGCCGATGGAGAACGCGGTGATCCCCGGCGCCGAGGACGTGGCCGAGGCGGTCCGCTCGGTCGGCGAATGA
- a CDS encoding alkaline phosphatase family protein, with translation MRGRDRSILLLLLDGAADRPAPELDGRTPLEAAETPNLDRLATAGINGTMHVADPGVPLSSDLAHTRLFGYDPEEVPGRGVLEARGFGRDPPAGSVVCSASFASLDPETGTRVSDRHLASDAADFPALADRAGVATVDVPVVEGCTASFEYTWKNRGLVTITADTVVSPAVTDVDPFEEGLPVVASEPTRDAEHRAAARRTADALRTYTRSTRSALADAPGPADVVLSKWAGTATRVESFRRRHGLEAASVTPKPVLTGLARTLGMTHVDPPEGYDDRADLALDTLADHEFVHVHYPEPDEVSHAAGPEEKRDELASIDASLAPVVERALEDPELVTVVTADHTTPSTEDVVHSGEPVPVTMVAEPVRVDDVDAVGERPAANGGFRDVRGRELLKTARAAADRVMLDGLRRTPAVRDYPTTEVTPLWPREE, from the coding sequence ATGCGCGGGAGGGATCGCTCCATCCTGCTGCTCCTGCTCGACGGCGCGGCCGACCGGCCGGCCCCCGAACTGGACGGGCGGACGCCGCTTGAGGCCGCGGAGACGCCGAACCTCGACCGGCTCGCGACCGCCGGGATCAACGGGACGATGCACGTCGCCGACCCGGGCGTCCCGCTGTCGAGCGATCTCGCACACACCCGACTGTTCGGCTACGACCCCGAGGAGGTACCGGGGCGAGGCGTGCTTGAGGCACGAGGCTTCGGCCGCGACCCCCCCGCCGGCAGCGTCGTCTGCTCGGCGTCGTTCGCGTCGCTGGATCCCGAGACCGGAACGCGTGTCTCGGACCGCCATCTCGCGAGCGACGCCGCCGATTTCCCCGCGCTCGCGGACCGGGCCGGCGTCGCCACCGTCGACGTGCCGGTGGTCGAGGGCTGCACCGCGAGCTTCGAATACACGTGGAAGAACCGGGGACTGGTGACGATTACTGCGGACACGGTGGTGTCGCCGGCGGTCACCGATGTCGACCCGTTCGAGGAGGGGCTTCCGGTCGTCGCCAGCGAGCCGACACGCGACGCGGAGCACCGGGCCGCCGCCCGGCGGACCGCCGACGCGCTGCGGACGTACACGCGCTCGACACGGTCGGCGCTTGCGGACGCGCCGGGGCCGGCGGACGTGGTGCTCTCGAAGTGGGCCGGCACGGCGACGCGTGTCGAGTCGTTCCGGCGGCGCCACGGCTTGGAGGCCGCGAGCGTGACGCCCAAGCCGGTGTTGACGGGGCTGGCTCGGACCCTCGGGATGACCCACGTCGACCCGCCGGAGGGGTACGACGACCGGGCGGACCTCGCGCTCGACACGCTCGCCGACCACGAGTTCGTCCACGTCCACTATCCGGAGCCCGACGAGGTGTCCCACGCCGCCGGTCCCGAGGAGAAGCGCGACGAGTTGGCGTCCATCGACGCGTCGCTCGCGCCGGTGGTCGAGCGCGCGCTGGAGGACCCGGAGCTGGTCACCGTCGTCACCGCCGACCACACCACGCCGAGCACGGAGGACGTGGTCCACTCCGGGGAGCCTGTGCCCGTGACGATGGTCGCCGAGCCCGTTCGCGTCGACGACGTGGACGCGGTCGGGGAGCGTCCGGCCGCCAATGGCGGGTTCCGGGACGTGCGCGGTCGGGAGCTGTTGAAGACCGCGCGGGCGGCCGCCGACCGTGTCATGCTCGACGGGCTGCGTCGGACGCCGGCGGTCCGTGACTACCCGACGACGGAGGTGACGCCGCTGTGGCCGCGCGAGGAGTGA
- a CDS encoding RNA-guided endonuclease InsQ/TnpB family protein — protein MYYAYKYRLKPSDAHREELDRHRDICRQLYNHTRYRLNEYQDEHGELPSMTTLRSELPDLKTWWDGLSDVYSKVLQTVVERLFDNLKGLSALKKNGYGVGQLKWKPPREFRSFTYSQSGFKLDKKGGQTVLSLSKLADIPIRLHRTIPDEAALKQVTVKKEPTGEWFATFGVQMDREPPETPENPERCVGIDVGILTYAHDTDGTAVGSLDLSAERERLEREQRTLSRKQHGSVNYEKQRRRVAECHAALRRKRRDFLHKLSNYYAREYDLVAVEDLNVKGMVESSSNSRNTASAAWRTFLSLLEYKCEREGTHFVAVNPRGTTKECASCGVSTDKPLWVREHSCPACGFAADRDANAAWNILSRGLEDIGVGYSESTPVETALPVDTPVSAKRVVETGSPSLKERTASAVSE, from the coding sequence ATGTACTACGCCTACAAGTACCGCCTCAAGCCGTCCGACGCCCACCGTGAGGAGTTGGACCGCCACCGAGACATTTGTCGGCAACTGTACAACCACACGCGCTACCGCCTCAACGAGTACCAAGACGAACACGGCGAATTGCCGTCCATGACCACCCTGCGGTCGGAACTACCCGACCTCAAGACGTGGTGGGATGGCCTCTCGGACGTGTACTCGAAGGTTCTCCAAACCGTCGTGGAACGCCTGTTCGACAACCTGAAAGGCCTCTCCGCGCTCAAGAAGAACGGCTACGGCGTCGGTCAACTCAAGTGGAAGCCGCCACGGGAGTTCCGCAGTTTCACGTACAGTCAGTCTGGCTTCAAGCTTGACAAGAAGGGCGGTCAGACTGTGCTGTCGCTCTCGAAACTCGCGGATATTCCGATTCGACTCCACCGTACCATCCCCGACGAGGCGGCGCTCAAACAGGTCACGGTCAAGAAGGAACCGACGGGCGAGTGGTTCGCCACCTTCGGCGTCCAAATGGATCGCGAACCGCCTGAGACTCCCGAGAATCCCGAGCGGTGCGTCGGCATCGACGTAGGGATTCTCACGTACGCCCACGACACCGACGGCACGGCAGTCGGGTCGCTCGACCTCTCCGCCGAACGAGAACGCTTGGAACGCGAGCAACGGACGCTCTCGCGGAAGCAACACGGCTCTGTCAACTACGAGAAGCAACGACGGCGCGTTGCAGAGTGTCACGCGGCCCTCCGACGGAAGCGCCGCGACTTCTTGCACAAGCTCTCGAACTACTACGCTCGGGAGTACGACCTCGTGGCAGTCGAAGATCTGAACGTGAAGGGGATGGTGGAGTCGTCGTCGAACAGCCGCAACACCGCGTCTGCCGCATGGCGGACGTTCCTCTCGTTGCTCGAATACAAGTGCGAACGCGAAGGAACGCACTTCGTAGCGGTCAACCCGAGAGGGACAACCAAGGAGTGTGCGTCGTGCGGTGTCTCGACGGACAAGCCGCTGTGGGTCCGTGAACACTCCTGTCCCGCCTGCGGGTTTGCAGCGGATAGGGACGCAAACGCGGCGTGGAACATTCTTTCTCGTGGCCTCGAAGATATAGGAGTGGGATACTCCGAATCAACGCCTGTGGAGACTGCGCTCCCTGTGGATACACCTGTATCTGCAAAGCGCGTCGTGGAAACAGGAAGCCCTTCCCTCAAGGAGCGAACGGCGTCAGCCGTGAGCGAGTAG
- the tnpA gene encoding IS200/IS605 family transposase, whose translation MEYDLDSGAHSTYSLHYHLVLTTKYRRGVLTEERTQFIHEVISGFTDNYGVELTNLDGEDDHVHILFRAKPTTDLVKFINTVKGATARRIRNEYADELKTDLWGDSFWNDSYCLISTGQVSLDVLNQYVENQRE comes from the coding sequence ATGGAATACGACCTCGACTCGGGAGCGCACTCGACGTATTCCCTGCACTATCACCTGGTACTCACCACGAAGTATCGGCGCGGAGTGCTCACCGAGGAGCGAACCCAATTCATTCACGAGGTCATCAGCGGGTTCACGGACAACTACGGCGTCGAACTGACGAACCTCGACGGCGAGGACGACCACGTACACATCTTGTTCCGAGCGAAACCCACCACAGACCTCGTGAAGTTCATCAACACGGTCAAGGGCGCGACCGCCCGCCGTATCCGCAACGAGTACGCGGACGAACTGAAGACCGACCTGTGGGGCGACTCGTTCTGGAACGATTCGTATTGCCTCATCTCGACGGGGCAGGTGTCGCTGGATGTGCTGAACCAGTACGTCGAGAACCAACGCGAGTAG
- a CDS encoding adenylyltransferase/cytidyltransferase family protein, whose amino-acid sequence MTVGHVHGRFQPFHDGHLAYCEWAAEECDELIVGITNADPAHVAHETADPERDDPRNNPFRYHERHRMVSDALAAADLGVPVRVLPFPINRPELWEHYAPPDALHLLRVLEPWHEVKADRLREHGRAVRTIEAERTVSGTAIRESMAAEDDGRGARDSNRQDATSDASAGRWRESVPPPVEAVIDDIDGAARVRSLVDE is encoded by the coding sequence GTGACCGTCGGCCACGTCCACGGCCGCTTCCAGCCGTTCCACGACGGCCACCTCGCGTACTGCGAGTGGGCCGCCGAGGAGTGTGACGAGCTGATCGTCGGGATCACGAACGCCGACCCCGCACACGTCGCCCACGAGACGGCCGACCCGGAGCGCGACGACCCGCGGAACAACCCGTTCCGCTACCACGAGCGCCACCGGATGGTGAGCGACGCGCTGGCGGCCGCGGATCTGGGCGTCCCCGTTCGCGTGCTCCCGTTCCCGATCAACCGCCCGGAGCTGTGGGAGCACTACGCGCCGCCGGACGCGCTGCACCTCCTCCGGGTGCTCGAACCGTGGCACGAGGTGAAGGCGGACCGTCTGCGCGAGCACGGGCGAGCCGTGCGGACGATCGAGGCCGAGCGCACGGTGAGCGGAACGGCGATCCGCGAGTCGATGGCCGCCGAGGACGACGGACGCGGTGCACGGGACAGCAACCGACAGGATGCCACGTCCGACGCCAGCGCCGGTCGCTGGCGTGAGTCGGTGCCGCCGCCCGTGGAGGCCGTGATCGACGACATCGACGGCGCGGCGCGCGTGCGGTCGTTAGTCGACGAGTGA
- a CDS encoding thiamine pyrophosphate-dependent dehydrogenase E1 component subunit alpha — MYEDMVTARLYEERLQEEYMEGKRPGFDISAGDIPGELHLAAGQEAAAVGVCHHLRDDDTVTAPHRPHHVAIAKGVDLKRMTAEIFGRETGLCHGKGGHMHLFDPDVNFACSGIIAQGCPPAVGAGMAAKKRNTDSVAVAYLGEGAIDQGGFLESLNMASVHDLPVVFVIEDNDWAISMPKERVTSPQDGSARADGFDMHGVRVDSDDARAVYEAGAEAVGRARDGNGPTVLEVQVHRRMGHFMGDPETYRPEEDQERAAERDSIERLAADMREFGIDDEELEEIRDRAAERVDEAVTWAKQQPLPEPEAAHDHVFTNPPSGVTDEEPEFSDAGAAAGGDD, encoded by the coding sequence ATGTACGAGGACATGGTAACGGCGCGCCTCTACGAGGAACGCCTCCAGGAGGAGTACATGGAGGGGAAACGGCCGGGGTTCGACATCAGCGCCGGCGACATTCCCGGCGAACTCCACCTCGCGGCCGGACAGGAGGCGGCCGCGGTGGGGGTGTGCCACCACCTCCGCGACGACGACACGGTGACGGCCCCGCACCGACCGCACCACGTCGCCATCGCGAAGGGGGTCGACCTGAAGCGAATGACCGCGGAGATCTTCGGCCGGGAGACGGGGCTGTGCCACGGGAAGGGCGGGCACATGCACCTGTTCGACCCGGACGTGAACTTCGCGTGCAGCGGGATCATCGCGCAGGGGTGCCCGCCCGCCGTCGGCGCGGGGATGGCCGCGAAGAAGCGAAACACCGACAGCGTCGCCGTCGCGTACCTCGGCGAGGGCGCGATCGACCAGGGCGGGTTCCTGGAATCGCTCAACATGGCGAGCGTCCACGACCTGCCGGTCGTGTTCGTCATCGAGGACAACGACTGGGCGATCAGCATGCCGAAGGAGCGCGTCACGAGCCCGCAGGACGGCTCCGCTCGCGCTGACGGCTTCGACATGCACGGCGTCCGCGTCGACAGCGACGACGCCCGCGCGGTGTACGAAGCCGGCGCCGAGGCGGTCGGGCGGGCCCGCGACGGCAACGGACCCACCGTGCTGGAGGTGCAGGTCCACCGCCGGATGGGTCACTTCATGGGCGACCCGGAGACGTATCGCCCCGAGGAGGATCAGGAGCGTGCGGCCGAACGCGACTCCATCGAGCGCCTCGCGGCCGACATGCGCGAGTTCGGCATCGACGACGAGGAGCTGGAGGAGATCCGCGACCGGGCGGCCGAGCGGGTCGACGAGGCGGTCACGTGGGCGAAACAACAGCCGCTGCCCGAGCCGGAGGCGGCCCACGACCACGTGTTCACGAACCCGCCATCGGGCGTGACCGACGAGGAGCCGGAGTTCTCCGACGCCGGCGCGGCCGCAGGAGGTGACGACTGA